From a single Solanum dulcamara chromosome 4, daSolDulc1.2, whole genome shotgun sequence genomic region:
- the LOC129887666 gene encoding CBL-interacting serine/threonine-protein kinase 3-like: protein MNRTKIKHRVGKYEVGRTIGEGTFAKVKFARNSETGESVAIKILDKDKVLKHKMAEQIKREIATMKLIRHPHVVQLYEVMGSKTKIFIVLEFITGGELFDKIVNHGRMREEEARKYFQQLINTVDYCHSRGVYHRDLKPENLLLDASGDLKVSDFGLSALSQQVRDDGLLHTTCGTPNYVAPEVLNDQGYDGATADLWSCGVILFVLLAGYLPFDDSNLMNLYNKISAAKFTCPPWISFGAMKLITRILDPNPTTRITVPEILEDEWFKKDYRPPVFDEIEDANLDDVEAVFRDSEEYHVTEKREEKPTSMNAFELISMSQGLNLGNLFDEQGFKRETRFTSKCPANEIISKIEEAAKPLGFDVHKKNYKMRLQNLKAGRKGNLNVSTEVFQVAPSLHMVEVRKAKGDTLEFHKFYKNLSTCLDKVVWTTEQDMEEKK, encoded by the exons ATGAATCGGACAAAAATCAAGCATAGAGTTGGTAAATATGAAGTTGGAAGGACAATTGGAGAGGGGACGTTTGCGAAAGTCAAGTTTGCGAGGAATTCAGAGACAGGAGAAAGTGTGGCGATCAAGATTCTTGATAAAGATAAGGTCCTTAAGCACAAAATGGCTGAACAG ATAAAACGGGAAATAGCTACAATGAAGTTAATCAGACATCCCCATGTTGTACAGTTATATGAG GTTATGGGAAGCAAGACAAAGATATTCATTGTTTTGGAGTTCATTACAGGTGGAGAGTTATTCGATAAAATT GTAAATCATGGACGAATGCGTGAAGAAGAGGCAAGGAAGTATTTTCAGCAACTTATTAATACTGTTGATTATTGCCATAGTAGGGGAGTCTATCACAGAGATCTAAAG CCTGAAAATTTACTGTTGGATGCTTCTGGTGACCTCAAGGTTTCAGATTTTGGATTGAGTGCTCTATCCCAGCAAGTCAGG GATGATGGCTTACTGCATACCACCTGCGGAACTCCCAACTATGTTGCTCCTGAG GTACTTAATGACCAAGGATACGATGGGGCAACAGCAGACCTCTGGTCGTGTGGAGTCATACTCTTTGTACTGCTTGCAGGTTACTTGCCTTTTGATGACTCCAATCTTATGAACCTCTATAACAAA ATCTCAGCTGCTAAATTTACTTGCCCACCTTGGATATCTTTTGGTGCAATGAAGTTAATTACTCGCATCTTGGATCCAAATCCTACGACA CGTATTACCGTGCCAGAAATTTTGGAGGATGAATGGTTTAAGAAAGATTATCGACCACCTGTTTTCGATGAGATAGAAGATGCAAACCTGGATGATGTCGAAGCAGTCTTCAGGGACTCCGAA GAATATCACGTAAcggagaaaagagaagagaagccAACTTCCATGAATGCATTCGAGTTGATTTCTATGTCACAAGGACTTAACCTCGGCAATCTCTTTGATGAACAG GGATTCAAGAGAGAAACAAGGTTCACGTCTAAATGTCCAGCGAATGAGATAATCAGTAAGATTGAAGAAGCTGCTAAGCCTCTCGGTTTTGACGTTCACAAAAAAAACTACAAG ATGAGGCTCCAAAATCTGAAAGCCGGAAGAAAAGGGAACCTTAATGTTTCCACTGAG GTGTTTCAAGTTGCCCCTTCTCTTCATATGGTTGAGGTGCGGAAGGCAAAAGGAGACACTTTGGAATTCCACAAG TTCTACAAGAATCTTTCTACATGCCTAGATAAGGTTGTATGGACAACTGAACAGGacatggaagaaaaaaaatga